The proteins below come from a single Anguilla rostrata isolate EN2019 chromosome 3, ASM1855537v3, whole genome shotgun sequence genomic window:
- the znf185 gene encoding zinc finger protein 185 isoform X8 — protein MSMSKGDRQSVLRTTKVRTALKGDNSWIQRRAEAQAEQEEKPWLAEVRGTRTNGDSDESSSVSPPTSPSAAPAATPPSPTSTSQPSPSSSLDFSNSPKPPSGGYLIRGVFTKTDTKKPTSPLPYNGSSPSSTFIPKKPSDSYKKIAPHSVRTASESSAPAETTLSSEEQDKRAEAASSVLRTSAAKQRSYVLSAAKKYESPEKADSQLSPNSVSFVAKRVEINDEEESAPTDAQNDVTPRVPTPQDTVPQPTKQSSPAASTKVTISDTKISSATSSSVETKKLSPAPSPSAPVSTKVVKPASAPDTKASPAKISQVVKAEPAPVPSKDSGKDVLTLTKSPQVEAEPAPSPTDDLENDDLITVTESPQVEAEPAPSPADDLENDDLITVTESPQVEAEPAPSPTDDLENDDLITVTESSQVKADPAPAPSDNLENDDLIALAESTEVLVDPVPSTTDIEYSHDLLSGPDSSQSEKTVVSLDKLAVDFIPIDTNRKYLSTDRPLEDTRQSPTKKQPADTQSPLVLVDPLPSSADNPSQNVVTSTVSVKEQKTKFEDLSSTQTTIRTVQSSSETVKTTSTKSTIKLPSETIKTTSTKSTIELPSETVKTTTTKSAIELPSETVKTTSTKSTIELPSETVKTTTTKSAIELPSETVKTTSTKSTIEFPSETVKTTTTKSTIEFPSETIKTTTTKSTIELPSETVKTTTTKSAIELPSETVKTTSTKSTIEFPSETVKTTTTKSTIELPSETVKTTTTKSTIEFPSETVKTTTTKSSQEPLIPLSSRETLQSWETSRKYVSNYALDSQSADNDSDSKTETLITTEEEQEEPEAVGADDAEDDWKYREESSTRWSSWRTQTIASETEATEESEPEPQRPPSVPLDRALENTIQELDSLEPKKSFVYVKEYVNSELANNTSQNGGNEYVSSRTSSYSYSSPPTNFRNCTYCGELVGSDAKITIEDLNIYCHPSCFKCGVCSRPMGDLLYNMFLHHSTVHCETCYSNLF, from the exons atgtcaatgtCAAAAG GCGACAGGCAGTCTGTGCTTCGGACAACAAAGGTTCGGACAGCCCTGAAAGGAGACAACAGCTGGATACAACGCCGCGCTGAGGCTCAAGCGGAGCAAGAAGAGAAACCATG gCTCGCAGAGGTTAGAGGGACACGCACCAATGGAGATTCTGATGAGTCCAGTTCCGTGTCCCCGCCCACCAGCCCTTCTGCGGCCCCAGCTGCAACTCCTCCTTCCCCCACTTCAACAAG CCAGCCATCTCCATCATCGTCTCTCGACTTCTCAAACAG CCCAAAACCACCATCCGGAGGATACCTGATCAG AGGAGTTTTCACAAAAACCGACACCAAAAAACCAACTTCCCCATTACCATATAATGGCTCCAG CCCCTCCAGTACTTTCATTCCCAAGAAGCCAAGTGACTCATACAAGAAAAT AGCGCCTCATTCTGTGCGAACAGCTTCAGAAAGCTCTGCCCCAGCTGAGACAACACTGTCCTCAGAGGAACAGGACAAGAG AGCGGAGGCAGCCAGCAGCGTTCTCAGAACCTCAGCGGCTAAACAGCGCTCCTATGTCCTCTCGGCAGCCAAGAAATACGA GTCCCCAGAGAAAGCAGACAGTCAACTGTCTCCTAACAGTGTATCTTTCGTAGCTAAAAG GGTGGAGATTAACGACGAGGAAGAGAGTGCCCCCACCGACGCTCAAAATGATGTCACCCCTCGTGTTCCCACCCCCCAGGACACAGTTCCGCAGCCCACAAAGCAATCGAG CCCTGCAGCGAGCACAAAGGTTACCATTTCTGACACAAAGATCTCTTCTGCTACAtccag TTCTGTGGAAACAAAGAAATTGAGTCCTGCCCCAAGTCCCTCTGCCCCAGTCAG TACTAAAGTCGTCAAGCCAGCCTCAGCCCCAGACACAAAGGCCAGTCCTGCCAAAATCAG TCAGGTGGTGAAAGCTGAACCAGCACCGGTACCCAGCAAAGATTCGGGAAAAGATGTCCTCACATTGACTAAGAG TCCACAGGTGGAAGCTGAACCAGCCCCGTCTCCCACTGATGATTTAGAGAATGACGATCTCATTACGGTCACTGAGAG TCCACAGGTGGAAGCTGAACCAGCCCCTTCCCCGGCTGATGATTTAGAGAATGACGATCTCATTACGGTCACTGAGAG TCCACAGGTGGAAGCTGAACCAGCCCCATCCCCCACTGATGATTTAGAGAATGATGATCTCATTACGGTCACTGAGAG TTCACAGGTGAAAGCTgacccagccccagcccccagtGATAATTTAGAGAATGATGACCTTATCGCACTCGCTGAGAG taCGGAGGTCTTGGTGGATCCTGTCCCCAGCACAACTGACATCGAGTACAGTCACGACCTACTCTCTGGTCCAGACAG cagccaatcagaaaagaCGGTGGTCTCACTGGACAAGCTGGCTGTTGATTTCATACCCATCGATACCAACAGGAAATa cctcagcacagacaggccTTTGGAAGATACCCGTCAATCTCCGACAAAAAAGcaaccagcagacacacagag cccACTGGTCTTGGTGGATCCCCTGCCCAGCAGTGCTGACAACCCGAGTCAAAATGTCGTCACCTCAACAGTGAG TGTCAAAGAACAAAAGACAAAGTTTGAGGACCTGAGCAGCACACAGACTACTATCAG GACAGTTCAGTCATCATCTGAAACTGTCAAGACTACATCTACCAAGAG CACAATTAAGTTGCCATCTGAAACGATCAAAACTACATCTACCAAGAG CACAATTGAGTTGCCATCTGAAACAGTCAAGACTACAACTACCAAGAG CGCAATTGAGTTGCCATCTGAAACAGTCAAGACTACATCTACCAAGAG CACAATTGAGTTGCCATCTGAAACAGTCAAGACTACAACTACCAAGAG CGCAATTGAGTTGCCATCTGAAACAGTCAAGACTACATCTACCAAGAG TACAATTGAGTTCCCATCTGAAACAGTCAAGACTACAACTACCAAGAG TACAATTGAGTTCCCATCTGAAACAATCAAGACTACAACTACCAAGAG CACAATTGAGTTGCCATCTGAAACAGTCAAGACTACAACTACCAAGAG CGCAATTGAGTTGCCATCTGAAACAGTCAAGACTACATCTACCAAGAG TACAATTGAGTTCCCATCTGAAACAGTCAAGACTACAACTACCAAGAG CACCATTGAGTTGCCATCTGAAACAGTCAAGACTACAACTACCAAGAG CACAATTGAGTTTCCATCTGAAACAGTCAAGACTACAACTACCAAGAG CTCCCAAGAGCCTTTGATCCCACTGAGCTCCCGAGAGACGCTTCAAAGCTGGGAAACCAG CAGAAAATATGTCTCAAACTATGCTTTGGACAGCCAGTCAGCTGACAATGATTCAGACAGCAAAACTGAAACCCTGATCACTACAGAAGAAGA GCAAGAAGAGCCTGAAGCAGTGGGAGCAGACGACGCTGAGGATGACTGGAA ATATAGGGAGGAAAGCAGCACACGCTGGAGCAGTTGGAGGACACAAACCATAGCTTCCGAAACAGAGGCCACAGAAGAGAG TGAGCCAGAGCCACAGAGACCCCCGTCAGTCCCCTTGGACAG GGCCTTGGAGAACACCATACAAGAGCTCGATTCACTCGAGCCCAAGAA gAGCTTTGTGTATGTGAAAGAGTACGTCAATTCAGAGCTGGCCAACAACACAAGCCAAAATGGAGG AAATGAATATGTATCCTCACGCACTTCCTCCTACTCCTACAGCAGCCCTCCTACCAATTTCAG GAACTGCACATACTGCGGAGAGCTGGTAGGAAGTGACGCAAAGATCACCATCGAGGACCTGAACATCTACTGCCATCCGAGCTGCTTCAAG tgtggtgtgtgcagtagACCCATGGGAGACCTGCTGTACAACATGTTCCTGCATCACTCAACGGTCCACTGTGAAACCTGTTACTCCAATCTCTTCTAG
- the znf185 gene encoding zinc finger protein 185 isoform X18: MSMSKGDRQSVLRTTKVRTALKGDNSWIQRRAEAQAEQEEKPWLAEVRGTRTNGDSDESSSVSPPTSPSAAPAATPPSPTSTSQPSPSSSLDFSNSPKPPSGGYLIRGVFTKTDTKKPTSPLPYNGSSPSSTFIPKKPSDSYKKIAPHSVRTASESSAPAETTLSSEEQDKRAEAASSVLRTSAAKQRSYVLSAAKKYESPEKADSQLSPNSVSFVAKRVEINDEEESAPTDAQNDVTPRVPTPQDTVPQPTKQSSPAASTKVTISDTKISSATSSSVETKKLSPAPSPSAPVSTKVVKPASAPDTKASPAKISQVVKAEPAPVPSKDSGKDVLTLTKSPQVEAEPAPSPTDDLENDDLITVTESPQVEAEPAPSPADDLENDDLITVTESSQVKADPAPAPSDNLENDDLIALAESTEVLVDPVPSTTDIEYSHDLLSGPDSSQSEKTVVSLDKLAVDFIPIDTNRKYLSTDRPLEDTRQSPTKKQPADTQSPLVLVDPLPSSADNPSQNVVTSTVSVKEQKTKFEDLSSTQTTIRTVQSSSETVKTTSTKSTIKLPSETIKTTSTKSTIELPSETVKTTTTKSAIELPSETVKTTSTKSTIELPSETVKTTTTKSAIELPSETVKTTSTKSTIEFPSETVKTTTTKSTIEFPSETIKTTTTKSTIKLPSETIKTTSTKSTIELPSETVKTTTTKSAIELPSETVKTTSTKSTIEFPSETVKTTTTKSTIELPSETVKTTTTKSTIEFPSETVKTTTTKSSQEPLIPLSSRETLQSWETSRKYVSNYALDSQSADNDSDSKTETLITTEEEQEEPEAVGADDAEDDWKYREESSTRWSSWRTQTIASETEATEESEPEPQRPPSVPLDRALENTIQELDSLEPKKSFVYVKEYVNSELANNTSQNGGNEYVSSRTSSYSYSSPPTNFRNCTYCGELVGSDAKITIEDLNIYCHPSCFKCGVCSRPMGDLLYNMFLHHSTVHCETCYSNLF, encoded by the exons atgtcaatgtCAAAAG GCGACAGGCAGTCTGTGCTTCGGACAACAAAGGTTCGGACAGCCCTGAAAGGAGACAACAGCTGGATACAACGCCGCGCTGAGGCTCAAGCGGAGCAAGAAGAGAAACCATG gCTCGCAGAGGTTAGAGGGACACGCACCAATGGAGATTCTGATGAGTCCAGTTCCGTGTCCCCGCCCACCAGCCCTTCTGCGGCCCCAGCTGCAACTCCTCCTTCCCCCACTTCAACAAG CCAGCCATCTCCATCATCGTCTCTCGACTTCTCAAACAG CCCAAAACCACCATCCGGAGGATACCTGATCAG AGGAGTTTTCACAAAAACCGACACCAAAAAACCAACTTCCCCATTACCATATAATGGCTCCAG CCCCTCCAGTACTTTCATTCCCAAGAAGCCAAGTGACTCATACAAGAAAAT AGCGCCTCATTCTGTGCGAACAGCTTCAGAAAGCTCTGCCCCAGCTGAGACAACACTGTCCTCAGAGGAACAGGACAAGAG AGCGGAGGCAGCCAGCAGCGTTCTCAGAACCTCAGCGGCTAAACAGCGCTCCTATGTCCTCTCGGCAGCCAAGAAATACGA GTCCCCAGAGAAAGCAGACAGTCAACTGTCTCCTAACAGTGTATCTTTCGTAGCTAAAAG GGTGGAGATTAACGACGAGGAAGAGAGTGCCCCCACCGACGCTCAAAATGATGTCACCCCTCGTGTTCCCACCCCCCAGGACACAGTTCCGCAGCCCACAAAGCAATCGAG CCCTGCAGCGAGCACAAAGGTTACCATTTCTGACACAAAGATCTCTTCTGCTACAtccag TTCTGTGGAAACAAAGAAATTGAGTCCTGCCCCAAGTCCCTCTGCCCCAGTCAG TACTAAAGTCGTCAAGCCAGCCTCAGCCCCAGACACAAAGGCCAGTCCTGCCAAAATCAG TCAGGTGGTGAAAGCTGAACCAGCACCGGTACCCAGCAAAGATTCGGGAAAAGATGTCCTCACATTGACTAAGAG TCCACAGGTGGAAGCTGAACCAGCCCCGTCTCCCACTGATGATTTAGAGAATGACGATCTCATTACGGTCACTGAGAG TCCACAGGTGGAAGCTGAACCAGCCCCTTCCCCGGCTGATGATTTAGAGAATGACGATCTCATTACGGTCACTGAGAG TTCACAGGTGAAAGCTgacccagccccagcccccagtGATAATTTAGAGAATGATGACCTTATCGCACTCGCTGAGAG taCGGAGGTCTTGGTGGATCCTGTCCCCAGCACAACTGACATCGAGTACAGTCACGACCTACTCTCTGGTCCAGACAG cagccaatcagaaaagaCGGTGGTCTCACTGGACAAGCTGGCTGTTGATTTCATACCCATCGATACCAACAGGAAATa cctcagcacagacaggccTTTGGAAGATACCCGTCAATCTCCGACAAAAAAGcaaccagcagacacacagag cccACTGGTCTTGGTGGATCCCCTGCCCAGCAGTGCTGACAACCCGAGTCAAAATGTCGTCACCTCAACAGTGAG TGTCAAAGAACAAAAGACAAAGTTTGAGGACCTGAGCAGCACACAGACTACTATCAG GACAGTTCAGTCATCATCTGAAACTGTCAAGACTACATCTACCAAGAG CACAATTAAGTTGCCATCTGAAACGATCAAAACTACATCTACCAAGAG CACAATTGAGTTGCCATCTGAAACAGTCAAGACTACAACTACCAAGAG CGCAATTGAGTTGCCATCTGAAACAGTCAAGACTACATCTACCAAGAG CACAATTGAGTTGCCATCTGAAACAGTCAAGACTACAACTACCAAGAG CGCAATTGAGTTGCCATCTGAAACAGTCAAGACTACATCTACCAAGAG TACAATTGAGTTCCCATCTGAAACAGTCAAGACTACAACTACCAAGAG TACAATTGAGTTCCCATCTGAAACAATCAAGACTACAACTACCAAGAG CACAATTAAGTTGCCATCTGAAACGATCAAAACTACATCTACCAAGAG CACAATTGAGTTGCCATCTGAAACAGTCAAGACTACAACTACCAAGAG CGCAATTGAGTTGCCATCTGAAACAGTCAAGACTACATCTACCAAGAG TACAATTGAGTTCCCATCTGAAACAGTCAAGACTACAACTACCAAGAG CACCATTGAGTTGCCATCTGAAACAGTCAAGACTACAACTACCAAGAG CACAATTGAGTTTCCATCTGAAACAGTCAAGACTACAACTACCAAGAG CTCCCAAGAGCCTTTGATCCCACTGAGCTCCCGAGAGACGCTTCAAAGCTGGGAAACCAG CAGAAAATATGTCTCAAACTATGCTTTGGACAGCCAGTCAGCTGACAATGATTCAGACAGCAAAACTGAAACCCTGATCACTACAGAAGAAGA GCAAGAAGAGCCTGAAGCAGTGGGAGCAGACGACGCTGAGGATGACTGGAA ATATAGGGAGGAAAGCAGCACACGCTGGAGCAGTTGGAGGACACAAACCATAGCTTCCGAAACAGAGGCCACAGAAGAGAG TGAGCCAGAGCCACAGAGACCCCCGTCAGTCCCCTTGGACAG GGCCTTGGAGAACACCATACAAGAGCTCGATTCACTCGAGCCCAAGAA gAGCTTTGTGTATGTGAAAGAGTACGTCAATTCAGAGCTGGCCAACAACACAAGCCAAAATGGAGG AAATGAATATGTATCCTCACGCACTTCCTCCTACTCCTACAGCAGCCCTCCTACCAATTTCAG GAACTGCACATACTGCGGAGAGCTGGTAGGAAGTGACGCAAAGATCACCATCGAGGACCTGAACATCTACTGCCATCCGAGCTGCTTCAAG tgtggtgtgtgcagtagACCCATGGGAGACCTGCTGTACAACATGTTCCTGCATCACTCAACGGTCCACTGTGAAACCTGTTACTCCAATCTCTTCTAG
- the znf185 gene encoding zinc finger protein 185 isoform X41 — translation MSMSKGDRQSVLRTTKVRTALKGDNSWIQRRAEAQAEQEEKPWLAEVRGTRTNGDSDESSSVSPPTSPSAAPAATPPSPTSTSQPSPSSSLDFSNSPKPPSGGYLIRGVFTKTDTKKPTSPLPYNGSSPSSTFIPKKPSDSYKKIAPHSVRTASESSAPAETTLSSEEQDKRAEAASSVLRTSAAKQRSYVLSAAKKYESPEKADSQLSPNSVSFVAKRVEINDEEESAPTDAQNDVTPRVPTPQDTVPQPTKQSSPAASTKVTISDTKISSATSSSVETKKLSPAPSPSAPVSTKVVKPASAPDTKASPAKISQVVKAEPAPVPSKDSGKDVLTLTKSPQVEAEPAPSPTDDLENDDLITVTESPQVEAEPAPSPADDLENDDLITVTESPQVEAEPAPSPTDDLENDDLITVTESSQVKADPAPAPSDNLENDDLIALAESTEVLVDPVPSTTDIEYSHDLLSGPDSSQSEKTVVSLDKLAVDFIPIDTNRKYLSTDRPLEDTRQSPTKKQPADTQSPLVLVDPLPSSADNPSQNVVTSTVSVKEQKTKFEDLSSTQTTIRTVQSSSETVKTTSTKSTIKLPSETIKTTSTKSTIELPSETVKTTTTKSTIELPSETVKTTTTKSTIKLPSETIKTTSTKSTIELPSETVKTTTTKSAIELPSETVKTTSTKSTIEFPSETVKTTTTKSTIELPSETVKTTTTKSTIEFPSETVKTTTTKSSQEPLIPLSSRETLQSWETSRKYVSNYALDSQSADNDSDSKTETLITTEEEQEEPEAVGADDAEDDWKYREESSTRWSSWRTQTIASETEATEESEPEPQRPPSVPLDRALENTIQELDSLEPKKSFVYVKEYVNSELANNTSQNGGNEYVSSRTSSYSYSSPPTNFRNCTYCGELVGSDAKITIEDLNIYCHPSCFKCGVCSRPMGDLLYNMFLHHSTVHCETCYSNLF, via the exons atgtcaatgtCAAAAG GCGACAGGCAGTCTGTGCTTCGGACAACAAAGGTTCGGACAGCCCTGAAAGGAGACAACAGCTGGATACAACGCCGCGCTGAGGCTCAAGCGGAGCAAGAAGAGAAACCATG gCTCGCAGAGGTTAGAGGGACACGCACCAATGGAGATTCTGATGAGTCCAGTTCCGTGTCCCCGCCCACCAGCCCTTCTGCGGCCCCAGCTGCAACTCCTCCTTCCCCCACTTCAACAAG CCAGCCATCTCCATCATCGTCTCTCGACTTCTCAAACAG CCCAAAACCACCATCCGGAGGATACCTGATCAG AGGAGTTTTCACAAAAACCGACACCAAAAAACCAACTTCCCCATTACCATATAATGGCTCCAG CCCCTCCAGTACTTTCATTCCCAAGAAGCCAAGTGACTCATACAAGAAAAT AGCGCCTCATTCTGTGCGAACAGCTTCAGAAAGCTCTGCCCCAGCTGAGACAACACTGTCCTCAGAGGAACAGGACAAGAG AGCGGAGGCAGCCAGCAGCGTTCTCAGAACCTCAGCGGCTAAACAGCGCTCCTATGTCCTCTCGGCAGCCAAGAAATACGA GTCCCCAGAGAAAGCAGACAGTCAACTGTCTCCTAACAGTGTATCTTTCGTAGCTAAAAG GGTGGAGATTAACGACGAGGAAGAGAGTGCCCCCACCGACGCTCAAAATGATGTCACCCCTCGTGTTCCCACCCCCCAGGACACAGTTCCGCAGCCCACAAAGCAATCGAG CCCTGCAGCGAGCACAAAGGTTACCATTTCTGACACAAAGATCTCTTCTGCTACAtccag TTCTGTGGAAACAAAGAAATTGAGTCCTGCCCCAAGTCCCTCTGCCCCAGTCAG TACTAAAGTCGTCAAGCCAGCCTCAGCCCCAGACACAAAGGCCAGTCCTGCCAAAATCAG TCAGGTGGTGAAAGCTGAACCAGCACCGGTACCCAGCAAAGATTCGGGAAAAGATGTCCTCACATTGACTAAGAG TCCACAGGTGGAAGCTGAACCAGCCCCGTCTCCCACTGATGATTTAGAGAATGACGATCTCATTACGGTCACTGAGAG TCCACAGGTGGAAGCTGAACCAGCCCCTTCCCCGGCTGATGATTTAGAGAATGACGATCTCATTACGGTCACTGAGAG TCCACAGGTGGAAGCTGAACCAGCCCCATCCCCCACTGATGATTTAGAGAATGATGATCTCATTACGGTCACTGAGAG TTCACAGGTGAAAGCTgacccagccccagcccccagtGATAATTTAGAGAATGATGACCTTATCGCACTCGCTGAGAG taCGGAGGTCTTGGTGGATCCTGTCCCCAGCACAACTGACATCGAGTACAGTCACGACCTACTCTCTGGTCCAGACAG cagccaatcagaaaagaCGGTGGTCTCACTGGACAAGCTGGCTGTTGATTTCATACCCATCGATACCAACAGGAAATa cctcagcacagacaggccTTTGGAAGATACCCGTCAATCTCCGACAAAAAAGcaaccagcagacacacagag cccACTGGTCTTGGTGGATCCCCTGCCCAGCAGTGCTGACAACCCGAGTCAAAATGTCGTCACCTCAACAGTGAG TGTCAAAGAACAAAAGACAAAGTTTGAGGACCTGAGCAGCACACAGACTACTATCAG GACAGTTCAGTCATCATCTGAAACTGTCAAGACTACATCTACCAAGAG CACAATTAAGTTGCCATCTGAAACGATCAAAACTACATCTACCAAGAG CACAATTGAGTTGCCATCTGAAACAGTCAAGACTACAACTACCAAGAG CACAATTGAGTTGCCATCTGAAACAGTCAAGACTACAACTACCAAGAG CACAATTAAGTTGCCATCTGAAACGATCAAAACTACATCTACCAAGAG CACAATTGAGTTGCCATCTGAAACAGTCAAGACTACAACTACCAAGAG CGCAATTGAGTTGCCATCTGAAACAGTCAAGACTACATCTACCAAGAG TACAATTGAGTTCCCATCTGAAACAGTCAAGACTACAACTACCAAGAG CACCATTGAGTTGCCATCTGAAACAGTCAAGACTACAACTACCAAGAG CACAATTGAGTTTCCATCTGAAACAGTCAAGACTACAACTACCAAGAG CTCCCAAGAGCCTTTGATCCCACTGAGCTCCCGAGAGACGCTTCAAAGCTGGGAAACCAG CAGAAAATATGTCTCAAACTATGCTTTGGACAGCCAGTCAGCTGACAATGATTCAGACAGCAAAACTGAAACCCTGATCACTACAGAAGAAGA GCAAGAAGAGCCTGAAGCAGTGGGAGCAGACGACGCTGAGGATGACTGGAA ATATAGGGAGGAAAGCAGCACACGCTGGAGCAGTTGGAGGACACAAACCATAGCTTCCGAAACAGAGGCCACAGAAGAGAG TGAGCCAGAGCCACAGAGACCCCCGTCAGTCCCCTTGGACAG GGCCTTGGAGAACACCATACAAGAGCTCGATTCACTCGAGCCCAAGAA gAGCTTTGTGTATGTGAAAGAGTACGTCAATTCAGAGCTGGCCAACAACACAAGCCAAAATGGAGG AAATGAATATGTATCCTCACGCACTTCCTCCTACTCCTACAGCAGCCCTCCTACCAATTTCAG GAACTGCACATACTGCGGAGAGCTGGTAGGAAGTGACGCAAAGATCACCATCGAGGACCTGAACATCTACTGCCATCCGAGCTGCTTCAAG tgtggtgtgtgcagtagACCCATGGGAGACCTGCTGTACAACATGTTCCTGCATCACTCAACGGTCCACTGTGAAACCTGTTACTCCAATCTCTTCTAG